A genomic region of [Eubacterium] eligens ATCC 27750 contains the following coding sequences:
- the kduD gene encoding 2-dehydro-3-deoxy-D-gluconate 5-dehydrogenase KduD, which produces MSIIDAFRLDGKVAVVTGANTGLGQGMSVALAQAGAKVVGVARRSCEDTKKLVEADGGEFAEVIADLSDMSAIDVIVNGALAAFGKVDILVNNAGLIKRNDAIDFTEDEWDSVIQVNQKMVFFLSQAFAKQYIKQGHGGKIININSMLSYQGGIRVPSYTASKSAGMGLTKAMCNEWACHNINVNAIAPGYMATNNTAQLRSDSDRSEAIIDRIPAGRWGTPDDMKGAVVFLASAASDYVNGFTLAVDGGWLAR; this is translated from the coding sequence ATGTCTATAATTGATGCATTCAGACTTGATGGAAAGGTTGCAGTAGTCACAGGTGCCAATACAGGTCTTGGACAGGGAATGTCCGTTGCACTTGCGCAGGCAGGTGCTAAGGTTGTAGGTGTTGCAAGAAGATCTTGCGAGGATACTAAGAAGCTTGTTGAAGCTGATGGAGGAGAATTTGCTGAGGTTATAGCAGATCTTTCAGATATGTCAGCTATAGATGTTATTGTGAACGGTGCACTCGCAGCTTTTGGAAAAGTTGATATTCTTGTTAATAATGCAGGACTTATTAAGCGAAATGATGCTATTGATTTCACGGAAGATGAATGGGATAGTGTTATTCAGGTTAATCAGAAGATGGTATTCTTCTTAAGCCAGGCATTTGCAAAGCAGTATATTAAGCAGGGACATGGTGGCAAGATTATTAATATCAATTCCATGCTTTCATATCAGGGAGGCATAAGAGTTCCTTCTTATACAGCAAGTAAGAGTGCTGGTATGGGACTTACAAAAGCTATGTGTAATGAGTGGGCATGCCATAACATTAATGTTAATGCTATTGCACCAGGATATATGGCTACTAATAATACGGCACAATTAAGGAGTGATTCTGACAGAAGTGAAGCTATTATAGACAGAATTCCTGCAGGACGCTGGGGAACTCCTGATGATATGAAGGGAGCGGTTGTGTTCCTTGCATCAGCAGCATCTGATTATGTTAATGGATTTACACTGGCTGTCGATGGCGGATGGCTCGCAAGATAA
- a CDS encoding sensor domain-containing protein, whose amino-acid sequence MSGNKTVNLELSQIIHMLEDNGTFVEVSKNIIEKITDNLHAQDAVIMQISADGKSMHAIAEAKDVIGSKLDVEDISQCCLCSDELKRTAMSTASDEEKERLALCNAKICISVPITINNVKAMYLLVMGDTDDFAGEDKVIEYIKDVAMIIHSIAQSKVINNSLISSYDVLQKILDNIGSGIIVCSKNSGNILFENDMASHVTEVRETIRECLEEVFQNKDISGHIGTPMERYNTESGLWFEVRFSELKWIDGSDVVVATAADITQKKKNQQKIEYQAHNDFLTGLYNRMKCEVDLRKVIRRTEKAGLKGAVLFLDLDDFKHINDGLGHQYGDILLQQIAAGLTGIPGLRGHCYRMGGDEFVIIIEPEIYNELSKIVTNIKTLFNKPWYLMETEYFCTMSMGIALFPDNSVDVHEITRMADVAMYEAKRSGKNGYAYYSSEVENSTAKRLDIENNMRQAISNEINEFVVFYQPVVNVNTQMCTSCEALVRWDSKALGFMGPGEFIPLAEYLGLITSIGDYVLEEACRRCKIWNDNGHPDFYINVNLSVVQLLQKDVVENIKRILDKTGVNPKNIVLEITESFAINDMQRVMEIITGLKKLGPRIALDDFGTGYSSLNYIKQLPLDIIKVDKTFIDDIVEDDYAQAFVKLIVDLSKTIGTKIVVEGVEHKEQFELLKSLGVDYIQGYYFGKPVPANIFEEKNLEGRLGK is encoded by the coding sequence TTGAGCGGGAATAAAACAGTTAATTTGGAATTGTCACAGATTATACATATGTTAGAAGATAATGGAACATTTGTAGAGGTTTCAAAGAACATAATTGAGAAAATAACGGATAATCTTCATGCACAGGATGCTGTTATTATGCAGATAAGTGCTGATGGAAAAAGTATGCATGCTATAGCAGAGGCTAAAGATGTAATAGGTAGTAAGCTGGATGTTGAAGATATCAGTCAGTGTTGTCTGTGTTCAGACGAATTAAAGAGAACTGCAATGAGCACAGCATCTGATGAAGAGAAGGAAAGACTTGCATTGTGTAATGCAAAGATTTGTATATCTGTTCCTATTACAATTAATAATGTTAAGGCAATGTATCTTCTTGTTATGGGGGATACAGATGATTTTGCAGGCGAAGATAAGGTTATTGAATACATAAAAGATGTCGCAATGATTATACATAGTATTGCACAAAGCAAGGTTATCAATAATTCGCTTATATCATCTTATGATGTATTACAGAAAATTCTTGATAATATTGGTTCTGGAATTATTGTATGCAGTAAGAATTCGGGAAATATTCTTTTTGAAAATGATATGGCAAGTCATGTTACTGAAGTACGGGAGACAATAAGAGAGTGTTTAGAGGAAGTATTTCAGAATAAGGATATATCAGGTCATATAGGAACACCGATGGAACGGTATAATACCGAATCTGGTCTGTGGTTTGAAGTCAGATTTTCAGAGCTGAAGTGGATTGACGGAAGTGATGTTGTTGTGGCAACAGCAGCAGATATTACACAGAAAAAGAAGAATCAGCAGAAGATAGAATATCAGGCACATAATGATTTCCTGACAGGTCTGTATAACCGTATGAAATGTGAAGTGGATTTAAGAAAGGTTATAAGAAGAACAGAGAAAGCCGGACTTAAGGGTGCTGTACTGTTTCTTGACCTTGATGATTTCAAGCATATTAATGACGGTCTTGGACATCAGTATGGAGATATCCTGTTACAGCAGATAGCTGCGGGACTTACAGGTATTCCGGGACTCAGGGGACATTGTTACAGAATGGGTGGAGATGAATTTGTAATAATCATTGAGCCTGAAATATATAATGAACTTAGTAAAATAGTCACTAACATAAAGACACTGTTTAATAAGCCGTGGTATCTTATGGAAACTGAGTATTTCTGTACTATGAGTATGGGTATTGCGTTGTTCCCGGATAATAGTGTTGATGTCCATGAGATAACAAGAATGGCTGATGTTGCAATGTATGAAGCAAAGCGTTCAGGAAAGAACGGATATGCCTATTACAGCAGCGAGGTTGAGAATTCGACAGCCAAGAGACTTGATATTGAGAACAATATGAGACAGGCTATTTCAAATGAAATCAATGAATTTGTGGTATTTTATCAGCCGGTTGTCAATGTCAATACACAAATGTGTACATCATGTGAGGCACTTGTAAGATGGGACAGCAAGGCGCTTGGATTTATGGGGCCGGGTGAATTTATTCCACTTGCGGAATATCTGGGACTTATTACATCAATTGGTGACTATGTTCTTGAAGAAGCATGCAGAAGATGTAAGATATGGAATGACAATGGACATCCTGATTTTTACATTAATGTTAATCTGTCAGTAGTACAGCTTTTACAGAAGGATGTTGTCGAGAATATTAAAAGGATTCTTGATAAGACAGGAGTTAATCCTAAGAATATAGTACTTGAGATTACAGAATCATTTGCAATCAATGATATGCAGAGAGTTATGGAGATTATCACAGGACTTAAGAAGTTAGGACCTAGAATTGCACTTGATGATTTTGGAACAGGATATTCTTCACTTAATTACATAAAGCAGCTTCCTCTTGATATCATTAAGGTTGATAAAACATTTATTGATGATATTGTTGAAGATGATTATGCACAGGCATTTGTTAAGCTTATAGTTGACCTTTCCAAGACTATTGGTACTAAGATAGTTGTTGAGGGTGTTGAACATAAGGAACAGTTTGAACTGCTTAAAAGTCTTGGTGTGGATTATATACAGGGATATTACTTTGGAAAGCCTGTTCCAGCCAATATTTTTGAAGAGAAAAACTTAGAGGGGAGATTGGGCAAATGA
- a CDS encoding dihydroorotase, translated as MNILIKEGRVLDPASKTDKVMDVLIKDGFIAAMEENIDESQADDVIDASGCMVMPGLIDLNAHFREPGLEHKETIRTGSRAAARGGYTTVCMMPNTKPVIDNVEMLQYVTDKAEEVTDINLYTIAAMTAGQEGEYLTDFEALKDAGAVAVSDNGGTIMNARTARQAMRQAAEVDIPVFAHCEDTNLAARGVMNAGERAKELGLFGIMDAVEDVIVARDILLAKNTGAKLHISHVSNKESAFIIKIAKEQGIPVTAEVAPHHFTLTEDAVNGDDANFKINPPLRKADDVKALKEALASGVIDVIATDHAPHHPTEKERPFDEAPFGVVGLETAVPVTITVLVRTGVLTPLQMVEKMSYNPAKILGIDRGVLAPGKVADITVVNPTEEYDIDSNRFASKGKNTPFEGKHVYGKVLYTLVNGRVVYSDHNGTEILIEREVPKL; from the coding sequence ATGAACATACTGATTAAAGAAGGCAGGGTGCTTGACCCTGCAAGTAAGACGGACAAAGTGATGGACGTGCTTATTAAGGACGGATTTATTGCGGCTATGGAAGAGAACATTGATGAGTCTCAGGCAGATGATGTCATTGATGCATCAGGCTGTATGGTTATGCCGGGACTGATTGACCTTAATGCACATTTCAGGGAACCGGGACTTGAGCATAAGGAAACTATAAGAACCGGATCAAGAGCTGCAGCAAGAGGCGGATACACAACAGTGTGCATGATGCCTAATACTAAACCTGTAATTGATAATGTTGAGATGTTACAGTATGTAACTGATAAGGCTGAAGAGGTAACAGATATTAATCTGTATACTATAGCTGCCATGACAGCAGGTCAGGAGGGTGAGTATCTTACTGATTTTGAGGCACTTAAGGATGCAGGTGCTGTTGCAGTCAGTGACAATGGCGGAACTATTATGAATGCAAGAACTGCAAGGCAGGCTATGAGGCAGGCAGCAGAGGTTGACATTCCGGTATTTGCACATTGTGAAGATACTAACTTGGCTGCAAGAGGTGTTATGAATGCCGGAGAGAGAGCCAAGGAACTTGGTCTTTTCGGAATAATGGATGCCGTTGAGGATGTTATTGTTGCAAGAGATATTCTTCTTGCAAAGAATACAGGTGCAAAGCTGCATATAAGTCATGTGTCTAATAAGGAATCAGCATTTATTATAAAGATTGCCAAGGAACAGGGAATTCCAGTGACAGCAGAGGTTGCCCCACATCATTTCACACTGACAGAGGATGCGGTGAACGGGGATGATGCAAACTTTAAGATTAACCCTCCTTTAAGAAAGGCAGATGATGTAAAGGCTCTTAAAGAAGCGCTTGCATCAGGGGTTATTGATGTTATTGCAACAGACCATGCTCCACATCATCCTACTGAGAAGGAAAGACCTTTTGACGAAGCACCGTTTGGTGTAGTAGGTCTTGAAACAGCAGTTCCGGTTACTATTACTGTGCTTGTAAGAACAGGAGTGCTTACTCCGTTACAGATGGTTGAGAAAATGAGTTATAATCCGGCTAAGATACTTGGAATTGACAGAGGAGTTCTTGCACCGGGAAAAGTTGCTGATATAACAGTTGTTAATCCTACAGAAGAGTATGATATTGACAGCAACAGATTTGCTTCAAAGGGAAAGAATACTCCATTTGAAGGAAAGCATGTGTATGGAAAGGTTTTATATACGCTTGTTAATGGAAGAGTTGTGTATTCAGACCATAATGGAACAGAAATTCTTATTGAAAGAGAAGTTCCAAAGTTGTAG
- the pyrF gene encoding orotidine-5'-phosphate decarboxylase — protein MIKKLVDKIVETNAPIVVGLDPMMKYLPKHLADVAFEQYGETLEGAAEAIWQYNKGIIDNIYDIVPAVKPQIAMYEQFGIEGLKAFKKTVDYCHEKGMIVIGDVKRGDIGSTSEAYAVAHLGKVNVGSKAITPFDEDFATVNPYLGSDGINPFIKVCNEQDRGIFILVKTSNPSSGEFQDQLINGRPLYELVGEKVNEWGASSMDGDYSNVGAVVGATYPEMGRVLRKVMPKAYILVPGYGAQGGQGKDLVDFFNPDGLGAIVNSSRGIIAAYTKEQYAKFGEKNFGEASRQAALDMIADINGALGK, from the coding sequence ATGATTAAGAAGCTTGTTGATAAGATTGTAGAGACTAATGCACCAATAGTTGTAGGACTTGATCCAATGATGAAGTATCTTCCAAAGCATCTTGCAGATGTTGCATTTGAGCAGTATGGTGAGACACTTGAGGGAGCAGCAGAGGCTATATGGCAGTATAACAAAGGTATTATAGATAATATATATGACATTGTTCCAGCTGTTAAACCACAGATTGCAATGTATGAGCAGTTTGGAATTGAAGGACTTAAGGCATTCAAGAAAACAGTTGATTACTGTCACGAGAAAGGCATGATTGTTATCGGTGATGTTAAGAGAGGTGATATTGGTTCAACTTCTGAGGCTTATGCGGTAGCACATCTTGGAAAGGTAAATGTTGGATCTAAGGCAATTACACCTTTTGACGAAGATTTTGCAACTGTTAATCCATATCTTGGCTCTGATGGAATCAATCCATTTATTAAGGTTTGTAATGAGCAGGACAGAGGTATATTTATACTTGTTAAGACTTCTAATCCTTCAAGCGGAGAATTCCAGGATCAGCTTATCAACGGAAGACCATTATACGAGTTAGTTGGTGAGAAGGTTAATGAGTGGGGAGCTTCAAGCATGGACGGAGATTACAGTAATGTAGGTGCGGTTGTTGGAGCTACTTACCCAGAGATGGGAAGAGTATTAAGAAAGGTTATGCCTAAGGCATATATTCTTGTGCCGGGATATGGCGCACAGGGCGGACAGGGAAAGGACCTTGTTGATTTCTTTAATCCTGACGGACTTGGAGCAATCGTAAACAGCTCAAGAGGAATTATTGCAGCATATACTAAGGAGCAGTATGCGAAGTTTGGTGAGAAGAATTTCGGAGAAGCTTCAAGACAGGCTGCTCTTGATATGATTGCTGATATCAACGGAGCACTTGGCAAGTAA
- a CDS encoding dihydroorotate dehydrogenase electron transfer subunit, producing the protein MAYRENAKILKADCLADGVYEIWFETKDIAKTAKAGQFISVYSNDGSRMLPRPISICKVENNNLRIVFRVAGKGTEEFSKMKAGEYLDIQGPLGNGYNLGKIAAEIKAEGRSFDKAILFGGGIGIPPMLELARRLDCHKNVVVGYRNSQTFLKEDFEAVADTDVYIATEDGSVGTKGNVLDAVKQEKVEADVIFACGPTPMLRAIKAYALENDIPCYVSLEEKMACGIGACLACVCKSTGIDDHSQVKNKRVCKEGPVFNVKEVEL; encoded by the coding sequence ATGGCGTACAGAGAAAATGCGAAGATTCTTAAGGCAGATTGTCTTGCTGACGGAGTCTATGAGATATGGTTTGAAACAAAGGATATTGCTAAGACCGCTAAGGCAGGACAGTTTATATCAGTATATTCTAATGATGGTTCAAGAATGTTACCAAGACCTATCAGTATATGTAAGGTTGAGAATAATAATTTAAGAATTGTATTCAGAGTTGCCGGCAAGGGAACAGAAGAGTTTTCTAAGATGAAGGCAGGAGAATATCTTGATATTCAGGGACCTCTTGGCAATGGATATAATCTTGGAAAAATTGCTGCAGAGATTAAGGCAGAAGGCAGAAGCTTTGATAAGGCTATTCTTTTCGGTGGCGGAATAGGTATTCCTCCTATGCTTGAGCTTGCAAGAAGATTAGACTGCCACAAGAATGTTGTAGTTGGTTACAGAAACAGCCAGACTTTCCTTAAGGAAGATTTTGAAGCAGTTGCTGATACAGATGTGTATATTGCAACTGAAGATGGAAGCGTTGGAACAAAGGGAAATGTATTAGATGCTGTAAAACAGGAAAAGGTTGAGGCAGATGTTATATTTGCATGTGGACCAACTCCTATGCTTCGTGCAATTAAGGCATATGCACTTGAGAATGATATTCCGTGTTATGTTTCATTAGAAGAGAAGATGGCATGCGGAATTGGTGCATGTCTTGCATGTGTATGTAAATCAACTGGGATTGACGACCATTCTCAGGTTAAGAATAAGAGAGTGTGCAAGGAAGGTCCGGTATTTAATGTTAAGGAGGTAGAACTGTAA
- a CDS encoding dihydroorotate dehydrogenase — MNMSVNIAGVELKNPVTVASGTFGSGMEYGEYVDLNRLGAVTTKGVANIPWPGNPTPRIAETYGGMMNAIGLQNPGLDTFVKRDIPFLKQYDTKIIVNVCGKSEADYVDAVEKLGEQPVDLLEINISCPNVKEGGIAFGQVPSSAEAITKAVKKVAKQPVIMKLSPNVTDITEMAKAVEAGGADAVSLINTLTGMKIDVNRRTFAVANKTAGVSGPAIHPIAVRMVYQVANAINLPIIGMGGIRTAEDALEMIMVGASAVAVGTANFNDPYTTIKVIDGIREYMEKNNVADIKELIGCVR, encoded by the coding sequence ATTAATATGTCAGTCAATATTGCAGGAGTTGAATTAAAGAATCCTGTGACAGTTGCTTCCGGAACATTCGGATCAGGCATGGAGTATGGGGAATATGTTGACCTTAACAGACTTGGTGCGGTAACAACAAAGGGCGTTGCCAATATTCCATGGCCGGGCAATCCTACACCAAGAATTGCTGAGACTTACGGTGGAATGATGAATGCTATCGGATTACAGAATCCGGGACTTGATACATTTGTAAAAAGAGATATTCCATTTCTTAAACAGTACGATACTAAGATTATTGTTAATGTTTGTGGAAAATCTGAGGCAGATTATGTGGATGCTGTTGAAAAGCTTGGTGAACAGCCAGTTGACCTTCTTGAAATTAATATCTCATGCCCTAATGTCAAAGAGGGTGGAATTGCTTTCGGACAGGTTCCATCTTCTGCAGAGGCTATTACTAAGGCGGTTAAGAAGGTTGCAAAGCAGCCGGTTATTATGAAGTTAAGTCCTAATGTTACTGATATCACAGAGATGGCAAAGGCTGTAGAGGCAGGTGGTGCTGACGCAGTTTCGCTTATCAATACTCTTACAGGTATGAAGATTGATGTGAACAGAAGAACATTTGCAGTAGCTAACAAGACTGCGGGTGTATCAGGACCTGCTATTCATCCAATCGCAGTAAGAATGGTTTATCAGGTTGCCAATGCAATTAACCTTCCTATAATCGGAATGGGTGGAATCAGAACAGCAGAGGATGCACTTGAAATGATTATGGTTGGTGCAAGTGCAGTTGCTGTTGGAACAGCGAATTTTAATGATCCATATACAACTATTAAGGTTATTGATGGAATCAGGGAATATATGGAAAAGAATAATGTAGCAGATATTAAGGAGCTGATTGGTTGTGTCAGATAG
- a CDS encoding glycosyltransferase family protein encodes MSDRILFLSNGSICYDSTTYFIDCISEELKAMGWEVMHIRLDKATQKDKLCVLADEYDSQPFDYVFDINTKLDAVCDDSGRYCFDRLGKAVWHYILDHPFYHHDSLKVPLKNMNVICLDEMHKKFIDETYPHINSCIVLPLAAKQAESGLKPYDMRENDLIFTASYTDPDMVYFKAKKQDSENVVFFNTFTQILFDNPELTQEEAIRKIYPGISGTQTAEKLQQNFMADVYIQAAIRQEIVVQLIRNHVPVKLYGHNWDTFLTKAEVLMKEDLTFIKEHVEDCGEVTYGELPAIYNNARLSINQLPWFKAGIHDRTPLALMNGCVSITDGSTYMRREIPMDSGVEYYSLDELDNVGEKIKSLVADAASMTDKAARGVQYAEDMWSWKHWAEEFEEAAKE; translated from the coding sequence GTGTCAGATAGAATACTTTTCTTAAGTAATGGTTCTATATGCTATGACTCAACAACTTACTTTATTGACTGTATAAGTGAAGAATTAAAAGCTATGGGCTGGGAAGTCATGCATATCAGATTAGATAAAGCCACACAGAAGGATAAGCTGTGTGTGCTGGCTGATGAGTATGACTCTCAGCCTTTTGATTATGTGTTTGATATTAATACAAAGCTGGACGCAGTATGTGATGATTCAGGAAGATACTGCTTTGACAGACTTGGAAAAGCGGTATGGCATTATATTCTTGACCATCCGTTCTATCATCATGACAGTCTCAAAGTGCCTTTAAAGAACATGAATGTAATATGTCTTGATGAGATGCATAAAAAGTTTATTGATGAAACCTATCCTCATATTAACAGCTGTATTGTTCTTCCGCTTGCTGCAAAGCAGGCAGAGAGCGGTCTGAAGCCATATGATATGCGTGAGAATGACCTGATATTCACAGCGTCTTATACTGACCCTGATATGGTGTATTTTAAGGCAAAGAAGCAGGATAGTGAAAATGTTGTTTTTTTTAATACATTTACACAAATACTGTTTGATAATCCGGAGCTTACGCAGGAGGAAGCCATAAGGAAGATATATCCGGGTATCAGCGGAACACAGACAGCAGAGAAGCTGCAGCAGAATTTCATGGCTGATGTTTATATTCAGGCGGCAATCAGGCAGGAGATTGTGGTTCAGCTTATAAGAAATCATGTGCCTGTGAAGCTATATGGACATAACTGGGATACTTTTCTTACGAAGGCAGAGGTTCTTATGAAAGAGGATTTGACATTCATTAAGGAGCATGTTGAGGACTGTGGCGAGGTGACATATGGCGAGCTTCCGGCTATATATAATAATGCAAGGCTTTCAATTAACCAGCTTCCATGGTTTAAGGCAGGAATACATGACAGGACGCCGCTTGCACTTATGAATGGCTGTGTGAGTATTACAGATGGAAGTACTTATATGCGCCGGGAGATTCCTATGGATTCAGGAGTTGAATATTATTCTCTTGATGAGCTGGATAATGTTGGAGAGAAGATTAAAAGCCTTGTGGCTGATGCGGCTTCTATGACGGATAAGGCGGCAAGAGGCGTTCAGTATGCAGAAGATATGTGGTCGTGGAAGCACTGGGCTGAGGAGTTTGAGGAGGCTGCCAAGGAATAA
- a CDS encoding 1-deoxy-D-xylulose-5-phosphate synthase codes for MYIENINSPADVKKLNIMQLNVLAEEMRHALLTRASRHGGHFGPNFGMVEAIIAMHYVFDSPKDKIVFDVSHQCYPHKMLTGRKDAYLYEEHYDDVSGYTNPNESEHDFFTVGHTSTSISLACGLAKARDLNGEDGNVIAVIGDGSLSGGEALEGLDFASELNSNMIIVANDNDMSIAENHGGLYANLKLLRETNGQAECNLFKAMNLDYIYVDKGNDIASLIEAFEKVKDTKKAVVVHINTLKGKGYAPAEQNKEKWHWHMPFDIATGESLFKDEEPDFSDASLEYLLKKMDEDKSVVAITAGTPTVMGFTADMRAKAGKQFVDVGIAEETAVALASGIAANGGKPVFGVYSSFIQRAYDQITQDVCINGNAVTFAVFAGSVYGMNDVTHLGLQDIPMLNSIPGLIYLAPVTKEDYIAMLDWSLTQNEYPVAIKVPGGRMVSTGTPVTKDFGKLDTYEITKKGSKVAILGLGTFYENAVKAADILKASHGIDATVINPYYISGIDADTLNELKKDHAVVATLEDGYLEGGFGAKIAAFYGSSDMKVLNFGIKKEFIDRYDVAEVLKDNHLTPEQIAEDIAATL; via the coding sequence ATGTATATTGAGAATATTAACAGTCCTGCTGATGTGAAGAAATTAAACATCATGCAGCTTAATGTCCTTGCAGAGGAAATGCGTCACGCCCTTCTTACAAGAGCCAGCAGACACGGTGGACATTTTGGTCCTAACTTCGGTATGGTAGAAGCAATCATTGCCATGCATTATGTATTTGATTCGCCTAAAGATAAAATCGTATTTGATGTATCACACCAGTGTTATCCACACAAGATGCTCACTGGAAGAAAAGACGCATATCTTTATGAGGAGCATTATGATGATGTGTCAGGATACACTAATCCGAACGAAAGCGAACATGATTTCTTTACTGTAGGTCATACTTCAACTTCTATAAGTCTTGCCTGCGGTCTTGCCAAAGCAAGAGATTTAAACGGTGAAGACGGCAATGTAATTGCTGTTATAGGTGATGGTTCTTTAAGCGGCGGTGAGGCTTTGGAAGGTCTTGATTTTGCTTCTGAATTAAATAGCAACATGATTATCGTTGCTAACGATAACGACATGTCTATTGCTGAGAATCACGGTGGTCTTTATGCCAACTTAAAGCTTCTTCGTGAAACAAACGGACAGGCTGAATGTAATCTTTTTAAGGCAATGAACCTTGATTACATCTATGTTGATAAGGGTAATGATATTGCTTCTTTAATTGAAGCATTTGAAAAGGTTAAAGACACTAAAAAAGCTGTTGTTGTCCACATTAATACGCTTAAAGGCAAGGGTTATGCACCTGCTGAACAGAACAAAGAAAAATGGCACTGGCATATGCCTTTTGATATCGCAACCGGTGAATCTCTTTTCAAGGACGAAGAGCCTGATTTCTCTGACGCTTCTTTAGAATATCTGTTAAAGAAGATGGACGAGGATAAGAGTGTTGTTGCAATCACAGCCGGAACTCCTACTGTTATGGGATTTACTGCTGACATGAGAGCTAAAGCAGGAAAACAGTTTGTTGATGTTGGTATCGCAGAGGAAACTGCTGTTGCATTAGCTTCCGGTATCGCTGCTAACGGCGGAAAGCCTGTATTTGGCGTTTACAGCTCATTTATACAGAGAGCCTATGACCAGATTACTCAGGATGTATGTATTAACGGCAATGCTGTAACATTTGCAGTATTTGCAGGTTCTGTGTACGGGATGAATGATGTTACACATCTCGGACTTCAGGATATCCCTATGCTCAACAGCATTCCGGGACTTATATATCTTGCACCTGTCACTAAGGAAGATTATATTGCTATGCTTGACTGGTCTTTAACTCAGAATGAGTATCCTGTTGCTATTAAAGTTCCGGGCGGCAGAATGGTATCCACAGGCACACCTGTAACTAAAGATTTTGGCAAGCTGGACACCTATGAGATTACTAAGAAAGGAAGCAAAGTTGCTATCCTCGGGCTTGGAACTTTCTATGAAAATGCTGTTAAAGCCGCTGATATTCTTAAGGCTTCACACGGAATTGACGCAACTGTTATCAATCCTTACTATATCTCAGGTATTGACGCAGACACTCTTAATGAATTAAAGAAAGACCACGCAGTAGTTGCAACTCTTGAGGACGGCTATCTTGAAGGCGGCTTCGGAGCTAAGATTGCAGCATTCTATGGTTCTTCTGATATGAAGGTATTAAACTTCGGTATTAAGAAAGAATTTATCGACAGATACGATGTCGCAGAAGTATTAAAGGACAACCATCTTACTCCTGAACAGATTGCAGAAGATATCGCAGCAACATTATAA
- a CDS encoding SMI1/KNR4 family protein translates to MNEQVKNAYEKIKMLCEKLDNADYSEFSNAATMEELDLWQKENGVVLPENYKEWLLLSKYSYIAGGVLELFMPSKNGYYGQLVPEEFIVVGNVIGDGERLCFDVNMGEFVRYDHGYIREVGDFTNILNWAIEYLKIMLEAVNDKIRFVSRNDLLRRKAIQGFWIHERELLNNGRCTRQWNGDEIEAIYNINLDTGNKRIYAGKPVQYKNGEKLTDENGTPVRYEGHHMMSYQEHPEYIGEWKNIQALTPEEHILGAHGQGKRG, encoded by the coding sequence ATGAATGAACAAGTTAAAAATGCATATGAGAAGATTAAAATGCTGTGTGAAAAATTAGATAATGCTGATTATTCAGAGTTTTCTAATGCTGCCACAATGGAAGAATTGGATTTATGGCAAAAGGAGAATGGGGTTGTATTACCTGAAAATTATAAAGAATGGCTTCTTTTAAGCAAATATAGTTATATTGCAGGAGGAGTATTGGAATTATTTATGCCATCAAAGAATGGATATTATGGTCAGCTTGTTCCAGAGGAATTTATAGTAGTAGGAAATGTAATTGGAGATGGGGAGAGATTGTGCTTCGATGTAAATATGGGTGAATTTGTCCGTTACGACCATGGCTATATCAGGGAAGTGGGTGACTTTACTAATATACTGAACTGGGCAATAGAATATTTGAAAATAATGTTAGAAGCTGTAAATGATAAAATTCGTTTTGTTTCTAGAAATGATTTGTTAAGAAGAAAAGCGATTCAGGGATTTTGGATTCATGAGCGTGAATTATTAAATAATGGGCGTTGTACAAGACAGTGGAATGGGGACGAAATAGAAGCTATATATAATATAAATTTAGACACTGGCAATAAAAGAATTTATGCCGGAAAACCTGTTCAATATAAAAATGGAGAAAAACTGACAGATGAGAATGGAACACCTGTAAGATATGAAGGGCATCATATGATGAGTTATCAGGAACACCCAGAGTATATAGGAGAGTGGAAAAATATACAGGCATTGACACCAGAGGAACATATATTGGGTGCGCATGGACAAGGAAAGAGAGGATAA